The following coding sequences lie in one bacterium BMS3Abin08 genomic window:
- the ywqE_1 gene encoding tyrosine-protein phosphatase YwqE — protein MDESLEMLRIAKEDGISEVVATPHIMDGVYNNTRVTIGNAIARLAEVTDLLPVHIGADIRLSRESIQGIISREYPSINDKNHVLLELPTYVLPPISELENIMYSFKVQGITPIITHPERNLSILNDPAILERLIRYGAVSQVTAMSITGHLGRKIQKATFKMIRKGYVHLVATDAHDTVQRPPVLSDAYGKIQKKFGGDEADRLFIGNPLNVINGNGIE, from the coding sequence ATGGACGAATCACTGGAGATGCTGCGCATCGCAAAAGAAGACGGGATATCCGAGGTTGTTGCAACTCCCCATATAATGGATGGTGTTTACAACAATACAAGGGTAACCATAGGTAATGCAATAGCGAGGCTTGCCGAAGTAACAGATCTCCTCCCTGTCCATATAGGTGCCGATATCCGGCTGAGCAGGGAATCAATACAAGGAATTATAAGCAGGGAGTATCCTTCAATTAATGATAAAAACCATGTGCTGCTGGAACTGCCGACCTATGTATTGCCGCCAATCAGCGAATTGGAGAATATTATGTATTCCTTTAAGGTGCAGGGGATAACGCCGATTATCACACATCCTGAGAGGAACCTCTCCATACTCAATGATCCGGCAATACTGGAAAGACTTATACGGTATGGAGCTGTTTCACAGGTTACGGCAATGAGTATAACCGGTCACTTGGGTAGAAAGATTCAGAAGGCTACATTTAAGATGATCAGGAAAGGCTATGTCCATTTAGTAGCAACAGATGCCCATGATACGGTACAGAGACCGCCTGTGCTTTCCGATGCATACGGAAAGATTCAGAAAAAATTCGGGGGAGACGAGGCGGACAGGTTGTTTATAGGCAATCCCCTGAATGTTATTAACGGCAACGGGATCGAGTGA
- the cysL_2 gene encoding HTH-type transcriptional regulator CysL: protein MVSMAMDDHKLRVFCTVAETKSFSKASEIIHLTQPAVSLQIQALEELYETKLFDRSSSTVTLTPAGELLYKYAKHILSLYSSAEKEVGELTGLVKGSISVGASTTIGNYLLPQVICDFRKKRAKVKINLRVGNTKMIVDLLNAGNIDIGLVEGDVSRQKIAVEKLIDDELCLVLPPQHPWARKKEISLFEIIKEPFILREEGSGTRQVIEKYFSKHGVSTQNMKITLILGSTESIKHTVANGMGMSILSRWAAISEVKFGVLKLISLKEEKMMRQFSLISTKYTVLSHPADDFLSYLKNYKYDSVLHH from the coding sequence ATGGTTAGCATGGCCATGGATGATCATAAACTGAGGGTCTTCTGTACCGTCGCAGAGACAAAGAGTTTTTCCAAGGCATCTGAGATAATTCACCTTACACAACCTGCTGTGAGCCTTCAGATACAGGCCCTTGAAGAGCTTTACGAGACCAAGCTCTTTGACCGTTCCAGCAGCACTGTAACACTCACACCTGCAGGTGAGCTTCTTTATAAGTATGCAAAGCACATCCTCTCCCTTTATTCATCTGCTGAGAAGGAGGTAGGGGAGCTTACAGGTCTTGTCAAGGGGAGTATATCTGTCGGTGCAAGTACAACCATAGGCAACTATCTTTTACCGCAGGTGATTTGTGATTTCAGGAAAAAGAGGGCCAAGGTCAAAATAAACCTCAGGGTGGGGAATACAAAGATGATAGTCGATCTCCTTAATGCGGGCAATATTGATATCGGGCTTGTGGAAGGTGATGTTTCAAGGCAGAAGATAGCGGTTGAGAAGCTCATTGATGATGAACTGTGCCTCGTCCTTCCACCCCAGCACCCATGGGCAAGGAAGAAGGAGATATCCTTGTTTGAGATAATCAAGGAGCCCTTTATCCTCAGGGAGGAGGGTTCAGGGACGAGACAGGTCATAGAGAAGTACTTTTCAAAACACGGCGTATCAACCCAGAACATGAAGATTACCCTTATCCTCGGCAGCACGGAATCGATAAAGCATACCGTGGCAAATGGTATGGGTATGTCCATATTGTCAAGATGGGCTGCTATCAGCGAGGTGAAGTTCGGTGTGCTCAAACTGATCAGTTTAAAGGAGGAGAAGATGATGAGGCAGTTCAGCCTCATATCCACAAAGTACACTGTCCTGTCACATCCGGCTGATGACTTTCTGAGCTATCTCAAGAACTATAAGTACGACAGTGTGCTGCACCATTGA